Sequence from the Fodinibius salicampi genome:
AGAATAGTCTGGTGCCCGTTGAATACCACATGCGATGGGTTTACACTTTGAGCCGCTTCAAAATCGTACTGGTACAAGTCGCCGGCACCTTTTTTCAGGTAATATTCGGATTGGACCACTACAAATTCCTTGTCGACTTCGTAATCTGTGCCGTAACCGTCCTTGGGTGATACAACAACCACTCCATGCTGCCCCATAGCCGTGTGCATAAGTACACTGGGCGTACCACAGTGATAGATATAGGAACCTGGATAGTTAGCAACCCAATCGAACTTGATAGATTCACCTGGAGAAATACTTCTCCATTTGTCATCTTTTGCAACGGTTCCCGCATGGAAATCCATGGAGTGCGGCATAGGCATTGTGCCTGGTTGGGCTTTCATAAAGTTGTTTTCAGCAACCTGCTGCATAAAAGGAGAACCCTCTTTTGTAGGTTCGGTAATTGTAACTTCTTCATCCGAACGATTCTTCATAACAAAAGTAATTTTATCACCTTCTTTTACATGCAACACTGGGCCGGGTACGGTACCACCGAATGTCCATGCTTTATATTTGACCCCGTCGGCCACTTCTATTTCCTGAGCGACAATATCAATCCGTACCTCATGATGTTTGTTGCCTTCATAATCCAATGGCTTAAGATTGGGTAGCATCGTCAGATATTCCCCTACAACCGGAGGACCATCATAGTCTTCGGTGAAAACTTCAGCTTCCGGCATGCCAAAAGTCATTCCGTCTAGTTTGTATTCTTCCGTTTGGGCATAGGCAAAATTAGCCAAACCAGTGAATAGCAATCCAATTAAAAAGGATAACGTTATTTTTGAAATGTTCATGGTATTAGAGATTTACAGTTATTATATGTTAAGACAATTTTTT
This genomic interval carries:
- a CDS encoding multicopper oxidase domain-containing protein, whose translation is MNISKITLSFLIGLLFTGLANFAYAQTEEYKLDGMTFGMPEAEVFTEDYDGPPVVGEYLTMLPNLKPLDYEGNKHHEVRIDIVAQEIEVADGVKYKAWTFGGTVPGPVLHVKEGDKITFVMKNRSDEEVTITEPTKEGSPFMQQVAENNFMKAQPGTMPMPHSMDFHAGTVAKDDKWRSISPGESIKFDWVANYPGSYIYHCGTPSVLMHTAMGQHGVVVVSPKDGYGTDYEVDKEFVVVQSEYYLKKGAGDLYQYDFEAAQSVNPSHVVFNGHQTILHDQPLEANAGDRVRLHVSNNGPSGTSSFHVIGAIFDRVWLEGHPFNEMRGMQTVLLGASSSATIDFIVPEEGKYILIDHEFADAEKGATGTLKAGPRK